The genomic interval GCGTCGGTCGGTTAAGAACATAGTTTCCTGTCTCTTATCAATTGGAGATGGAACATTGTCATACATAGATTCATTTATAgtatttgttgttatgttggtaGAAGGAATTGGTATATTAAGGAGCCTCTCATGAGGCTTAGAAAACCTTGGCCCTGGCCTTGGCTTTTGTGAAACACTTTTATTAGTTTTAACATTTGAGATGTTTGAAACTATTGAACTTGACTCACTTTCTGACAATGATTTTGTATCATGATGACTTGtcttcaatttttcatttttcatgtCATCTATATCAGTTTTACacttttcatcttcttcatctccTTTTGGTTCTTTAATTCCATTCTCACGGTAGATTAACTGGTCAATTAGCCAATCATGATTTCCCTTTTCTGAATTAGTAAAATACATAGAATTTAATTGttagaaatagaaaaaattggTTCTGAACAAAGTAGAAAAGACTAGTTTTCACCTGGAAGCCTTCTAAATCTTGAGTAAGCATGTCTATCTGAAAACTTCCTACCATGAAATGAATCCTTATGATGTTCTTGTTTGATTTGAGATGACAAATTCTTGTGATGACCACTTGTAAACTCTTGAAGAAAACCATCATTTGTAAGATTTGGTTTCTCCTCAAAAGGCTCATAAGGAATATCATAAGGACTCCTTGGCATAACAGAAGGAGCAGAACCTGGCATTTCTAAATCATCATTATCACAATTCCCTCTTGTAATAACCAATGGTGCCATTAAACTTGGTGTCGTtgattttttatcaattaaaccATTCTCAACTTGCAACTTCAACAATTTCCTTGCTCTTCTTCTAGCTATAAGACTCTCCAACCTTCTATTTCTCTCCATCTCTGAATTTCCAAGATCCATAAGATTTTTCTGATCATTTTCTGTCCATAAAATAGCATTGTTACCATCCTCTTTTCCATCTTCCTCATCTTCATCATCCTCCATCTTCTCTATCTCCATCTCAGTATCATTACATTCCACAAGATCAACAATTGAAGGTTCAGTCCTTAAACTTTGTCTTTTATGTGCTTGTGTTTTTCTACCTGGCAAGCCATAATACAATGAACTCTCACCTTTCTTAAAAGGTTCAATGTTTCTCTTTGTGTACTCATTTTGAAACACTTCTGATAAATCTTTGGCTTTTTCTTCTAAACCACCATACACATCCCATTTCTTGTCTCTAAAGTTTTTCCTTCTACTTGTTGCATTTTGTGATGGATACTTATATAGAATTTCATGTCTCATATTGCTTGGTGGTAACTTTGGTTCACATTTTGGTTCAACTTTGTTTTgctcttcttttttctcttgtattttcacatattttagTTGAGTTTGCTCAGAACTCCAAAAGATTCTCAAGAAAATAGCACCACATAGAAGAAAAGGTGACATGTAAACCAAGAAGGTGTAAATGTATGAAAGGAATATATATAGGATTAAGAACACCaataaaacacttgaaaataaTGGATGATTTTGTAGAAACATGTAACTAGACTTAGCTGAAGCACGAAACATTTTTAACAAATGAACTTGAATGTCTTTTGCATTCAAACCCATCtttgtctctctctctctctttctctctctctctcaatgTTAGCACAGAGAATAAACCATATATGCTTTCAAGCTTGTggttgaataataataatgtgtATATCACAATTCATAAGTCAAATTGTGCACATTTTGTTCATTACTATATTCAAACAAGTTAAAAAAAGTGATGTTATGTGACATGATTATAGGTGATATGTTTGTTACAAATCACTAGGAATAAATATTCAAAGAGAATGTGGTGGAAAAAATTGTATGAACACTTAGAATTGGCTTTGGAAAGGAAGCTATTGGTGTGATTTGGTAAAGGTTCATGATAGAAAGCATTCAGAAAATTGAGAAAACCAAAGGAGTAGAGAGAAAAACAAGGTCAATTTTCCATCAAGTGATGGTCAccaataaacatattttttgaTCCCCTGACAATTTAGTTTGTCTTTTTTAAGGAAATTTTTGTTTGGTTGAAAACTTCACAGATCCTCTTATTTAggaattttattattactatacacaaaggtaaaaaaaatgtagagaaAACAAGGAGGGAAAGNNNNNNNNNNNNNNNNNNNNNNNGAAAGAgtaaacacacaaaaataaataaattagattcaTAAGTTAATGCAATGCAAAGTAGCATCATTGAGCATTGCATTTGTACCAATCTCACACAATATATTATTTAGAGTTTAATGGGTATTTATTATCTATTACTACAATCAATGCGTGCTCTATATTTTTCGATGTTAtactgttaattttaaaatacaattacaaaatgaaattatgtgAAAAAGTTGTAAATTTTAGTGGATGTTAATGTAAAACTAGTTTCATGCATATATCCTTTAAATTCACATTATTTATAGCATGATTGGAtcatttagtatattttttaatatttcaataggactttaattgtaaattatttgttttatatataaaataaattaataaaaacgcACACTTAATAATCCTTCCTTTCATGTATACATAATTGGTCCAATTATACTAAGTTACTAACAATGGAGTCTAAATTAAGCTCTTTTAATTAATGCTACTAAAAAATCCAATTAACTCATATCGCCTTTTTAGCGTAGGTACTTTGCAAAATAATAACTCTTTCAATGGAATCAAACTTAACAcctaacaattaaaaataaaacacaagcTACTAATTCAATAACTATATCATGTCAATTAAAAacgtttatatatataaataccaatactttaaaaatatttcataaaatataacaacaacaaaaaaagaaaattcaccaaactaaaaagaaacaaacccattattaggggtgggaataggctagATTAGGCTTTAAAAGGTATGAGTttgacctacgattaattttttagacctacggcctatcataggtttttttttcggcctggcctggaagcctatttaaaattcttattcacattaaaatatttaaatgctctactCATACAACATGATCTCTACATActaatatcaatgtacatatctatatagattaaacaaaaaataatttttctaacaaaatcatttaaaaaaaaatgaaacaaacatcctttaaactaGGGTTGTGCAAAATATCCGATTATTAGGCTCAAATCCAAATCCACCTTAAATATCCGGTTAAAATCATATGGTTATAATCCGGTTTATTTATAAACCGGTTGGATaaccacttatgttttatatttggatttggtttttattCGGTTTTATCCactacaaatattttgttaattttgagattttattttttgaaaaatattgaaatttacttttttttcaaaaaaatatcggaaaaaaaaaaagaaaaacttttttttctcaaaaaaattttaaatcgaatttcttctcaaaaaatttggtgagaatttttttaaaaaaatttatcgaaaaaatcgattttttttaaataaccaatttttaagttatgaataaattatttaaaaaaaaataatcaaattttaaccaattttgaaaaacaaaatcgattttaaaattaaaattttcaaaaccggttgcttaattataaatcagttatttaaccataaccaaatttacaattggttttataaccgattttaaaccaaataatagatttggttataaatctaaatccatatattggttttaaaattgatatggtttggttttttataaaaaccaaccatgaacaaccctaaaccataaaaaataatttttggtttcaaagaataaatttttttctgaaagaaacgcactcattattacctctatATAGAATGAGtaattgactaattgaatgactaccgaatatagaacgactactaaatatggaacgactaccgaatatggaatgactgcTGAATGAttgattaattgataaaatttaaaataaaaaataatattattaatataataataaaaaataacattaataaataataaaatatatataagccGGTCTGTCAGgcataatagattttttttatattaaatttttttaagattttttttatattaaatttttttaatatataataaattaaatattaatctttaagtgttaaaatcttaaaaatttatatttaattcatgttatgtgaaaaaattctaaattttttaaagtaaattgttaaatatatcataaatactgataaaattattcaaaaattcgtatgatacaaaatagtaaatatcaaatcagagaataaaaaaaatttaaggattaaaaattgatgaaatactttataaaaattaaaaacaaataatagaaCTTACAGAAAATTATGTTCCTTCTCAGTAACCATCAAATTTCATCCCCTTTCTTCTCCATAACCATAAAGTGGTTTCTTAGGATTAACTACATCATAACCATAAAGggtgaatttgaaaaatcaCATAGCTTCAAAAAGAAAGAAGTTGTGAAGGTATCAAATATAAAAGATGGAGATCAATATATCTTGGTGTGGTTGAACTTGCTGGAAGAAAAGTGAAGGAGAAGAGTTTTCTTTAATGAAGTGACGCAAAGAAGTAGTGCTAGTTTGCAAGGAGATTAATCGCTGAAGTATATTTACGAAAAATGGCTTGGTTGATAATTTGGCGATGAAATGTGGAGTATTtttctaatataaaatatagttagCTTTCTAAAAGTGATGGTAGATATGAAACACAGATAAACGTGTTAAGTTGGCTCAATGATCTCCATAGTCCATATTAGAGAGACCGATCTTGATAAATGATGGCCTATAATAAAGAGAGCCGGCCAAAATGATCCATGTGATTGGACCCTTGGATGAAAAGTAAATAGGTCAAATTAATCTTTTGAGAACTCTATTAATTAAGAGTTTATTTTCTTGCTACGAGGGGTGATAATAGGTTGAGTTGAGTTAAGTTTTGTTAATTCTGAGtctgttttgttaaaaattaaaggCTTAAGTATGTGGTATGTCGTCTGAGTTTGACATTGATAAAAGTCTGGTATAGTCTCTTAGCTTAGTTAAAaacctattttattttaatatttttgaataagtaattaaacatatatttaaatagattaatgagttaatatatcaataaaattaaattttattttataacatcacattTTGAAGAGTATGACTTTATAAacattatacttaaattatattttataataatacatttaaatatgtcaaaaactaaatgggattaatatgcataaattactaaaagttgaatatataacaaacaaaaaaatcaaaatttaatataataattataataataaaaaaatattatttatttaaataggtcagccTAAAAAAGCTTATTAGGTGGCATGTAGTATgatctttttaattaattagactTTTTAGAAGTTTAGTTATTatctatttaagaaaaaaaattggtctGACTTAGGCTAGACCGTAAGCCTCTGGCGATCGGTCTAGCCAATTCTCTttaggggtgttcaaaaaaaccaaaaattgaaCCATAATGCAGAActgaactgaaccgaactgtttttgaactaaactgatttataaaaattgagaacctgttttcgaactgattttttaaaattagaaccaAACCGAACtagttttcagttcaaaaaaaccgaaccgaattagtttttagtttgaaaaactgaaccaaactggTTTTTAATTCGAAAAAACTAGaactaaatttgatttttttttttttgaagtaattAGGGATAATTATGTCAAATTTGGTTTACAAACCAGTTtagtttggttcaaaaataaattgattcaCCGATTTATAAAccaatttggtttggttttttgaactgaaaatcaatttggtttagtttttataaattgaaaattaattcgATTCAGTTTTCAAATGGTTCTAGTTTAAAATTGAACTTTGTCCACCCATAATTCTCTTCCCTACTCCCTATATTCAAAATCCCtcgatatatatttttactcctTCTAGATTCACGCCATTGAACAAGCTTTTTAAACACTAACAAAAGCACTCTCCCGCTCTCCCCCACCACAATTCttctttctcatttttttactaaaaaaaccCAAAACCAACCCCCCTCCAAATCCCCAAAACCCCACAACTTTCTTTAATttctaatattatttaaaaactcaCAACTACATCACCTTGCATtttcatttagtttatttttttctcaataaaatatgtaaatcttcatttgtttttgttttatgtgTGTATTGTAATATGTGAAAGTTGTCCGAGTCAGCTGATCCATATACatattttatgtgtgttttgacTTCTCGATGTATCTGAATCAATTGATTTGGAcgtataatttatatatatatatatatatatatatatatatatatataaatatatatatatatatatatatattttggtctAGATTAGTTGAtctataaatgtattttttgtgtTATGTAGTGTCTGGATCGGTTGatccaaaaatacaatttttttttaattctttcttgtaatttatttttgtttgtttgaattaTGGAGGGGAGTCGTGGACGGCAAAGTCTTGGCAGGGTTACAACTATTGCCTCAACTCGTAGGGAACATGAAGAAAAAAGATGAAATAATTTATGCGAGAGTTGACAAAGACGCACAAAATATGTGCCGACTAAAGATGCACCTCCTAATATGCCACCATCGATGTCATCTAGATTATCATTCCCTCTGGAAATATCACGGCTCAAGAATCATGTGACATCTCACATATACATTGGACAagcaaatattaatttaattattaatttacattagtttaatatttttcattagttTAATACATTTTAGGCATAGtttatttacataaaataactatttacgtaaaatgattattttttcaGCTTCGTGATGCACTAAAGTGCTTCAACCATGATCGAGTTATTTGGGGCTGCTCAGACCAGTTATACGACTTTTGATCCATCTTTTCTTTCCTCATTTTCAGAGAGGTGACATGTTGATACTAGTAGTTTCCATTTTTCTTTTGGTGAGACGACTATTACTTTGGACGGTGTATCTTGTTTATTACATTTGCCTATCCATGGTCATCAATTGGGTCATTATACTTTGAGTATAGGGAAAGCCTCTGAGACGTTGGTGGACCTCATTGGAGTAGACCCTCATGAAGCTACTGACAAGTGTTATAGAACTAGATGAAGGTGGTGACAAGTGTTATAGAACTAGATGTTCTCATGTACGATTCATATGGCCTGATGATCAGTTTAAGAAGCAACTGACCTTAGCACAACGGTTTGAGGATGAGCAGAGTAGAGAAGTTCATAGGACAAGCGCGATTAGAGCATATTTGTTATATTTGGTGGTCATCACGATCTTCACTGATAAAAGTGTCACATGTGTTGATGTCGTTTACTTGAAGTATTAAAGATCAGTTTTggaataaagaaaaaaaacggATAATTCATGCCTTATTTATTTTCGAATTCCAAAAACATTACAATATCATCTTGAAGATTAAAAGcacaatattttaaacaaacaaaaacaagTACACAACATGATATTAATATTCTCTTTCAAATTCCAAAAACACTACACTATCATTATACATGCCTTTTTTCACCTTAATTCACATTGCAAAATAAACTAAAGAAACATATGACATAAAGAACATCGAGGTAGATAAAGTCTATTCTAATTTCCAATTCCAACCACATGGgtaaaacaaaacatatattCAACTAACTTAACATTCACAATTGACATCAGACATATAGTATATGGGTTCGCTCAGATTTATACATCATTGCAATTATGtttcacaaagaaaaacaaTCTTCATTTTATATCTATCAAAATCAAATACTTTAGATGCCATACTACCTAGAAATATATTTGTGCATCTCTGCAACCTATTATTCCTTTTCTAAAACCTTCCTACCAGAAAAAATATCCATAATAAGCCATCAATTCAATCCCTAACCTAGCACACTCTCTCCAATTTGTTCCATAAACTAAATATGATATATAGTTCTTAAACTATTACTAATCAATAGCGTTTGTTCCATAAACTAAATATGATATATAGTtcttaaactattattaatcAATAGCATCAACTGCTTTAAAATTATGGGAGAGAATGATAAGTCAAGGACtaactcaattatttattatatagtttaaaaattaatcaaattgatGGTTTGTTTTATTCTCATTGCAATGTCATATAAATCCTAAAGATCACATTATTATCATAATAATGTAAcaaatataaact from Cicer arietinum cultivar CDC Frontier isolate Library 1 chromosome 5, Cicar.CDCFrontier_v2.0, whole genome shotgun sequence carries:
- the LOC113786562 gene encoding uncharacterized protein; translated protein: MGLNAKDIQVHLLKMFRASAKSSYMFLQNHPLFSSVLLVFLILYIFLSYIYTFLVYMSPFLLCGAIFLRIFWSSEQTQLKYVKIQEKKEEQNKVEPKCEPKLPPSNMRHEILYKYPSQNATSRRKNFRDKKWDVYGGLEEKAKDLSEVFQNEYTKRNIEPFKKGESSLYYGLPGRKTQAHKRQSLRTEPSIVDLVECNDTEMEIEKMEDDEDEEDGKEDGNNAILWTENDQKNLMDLGNSEMERNRRLESLIARRRARKLLKLQVENGLIDKKSTTPSLMAPLVITRGNCDNDDLEMPGSAPSVMPRSPYDIPYEPFEEKPNLTNDGFLQEFTSGHHKNLSSQIKQEHHKDSFHGRKFSDRHAYSRFRRLPEKGNHDWLIDQLIYRENGIKEPKGDEEDEKCKTDIDDMKNEKLKTSHHDTKSLSESESSSIVSNISNVKTNKSVSQKPRPGPRFSKPHERLLNIPIPSTNITTNTINESMYDNVPSPIDKRQETMFLTDRRFCHTPTYSIASDLQVEVSEIGSLTSTVDENGESNNSPSDRDSVLYDGDIDRDVSSGSEDLWGASFHGRVITEEDNNINNEEEVNNTSKDIVSPISLRQIDEEDVADVSSYSSRDEGPEDTPTCCVVTTDHNIFGTYMKYSLGKFEMPQSSNSSYMTTPQNQLSNETHQAKQQEWCHLSENLTNESQIINDNVNNSTITEQGNIENSTSSEDPDPNNSIVRQESIDEGSNESISSSPRSVLPDKTLAEELSSPTFNQQMDIGSQQSNNMEDMTQETLNEDELPHDTMPQNSQPLVDYITDESHNVDQEDTDHMENSIEETNILRNMNNEKICRMEQQDKLNNGGESSEDNSSHQISQEDTLESTKQINEMETKEDVDEGSKDLAGDKVSSRELVEEDKNETLASDDKINEELQLPQVDEPTVHNKETVEDHTED